The Enterobacter asburiae sequence TGGCTCCTGAACATGATCCTTTACCCAGGACTTCACACCCTGTCCAATAACGATCGCGCCACCGAGGATAGCAAAGAGCATTAGCGCCGCGCGCAATCGAAAGCGCAAGCACCACAAGAACCAGCCGCAAAGGATGACGTGGGTAATAATTCCCCACGGTTGCGTGACCGTTTCCGTTACCCAGTATAACGTTTTCAGCCACGTGGCATTCTGCCCCGGCTGCCACATCCAGCCGGAGACCCACACGGCCAAAGGCATAATCAGTAAAATGGCCGCGCCTGCTGCCGTACGTCTGGCGATTGAAAGCATGTCTTCTCCTTTTTCGCTAAGCCTCACAATCATAACTGAAATTCATTCGATGGGTGGATATGTCGGATCGTGCGTTTAACGTTCATATAGCATGGTGCCCATTAGGCGAACGTGCTGAGCTTGTGGCAAAATGAACAAATACAGAAAGCAAAACAGGCGTAAGGCACGAAACGTGTCAGCCTACTCTGGAGAATCACATGCAGCTTAAACGTGTGGCAGAAGCCAAACTGCCAACCCCATGGGGCGATTTCCTGATGGTGGGGTTTGAAGAACTGGCAACCGGACAGGATCATGTCGCGCTGGTCTACGGCGACATTTCAGGGCAGACGCCGGTACTGTCCCGCGTCCATTCGGAGTGTCTGACCGGCGACGCGTTGTTCAGCCTGCGCTGTGATTGCGGTTTCCAGCTCGAAGCAGCCCTTACCCATATCGCCGAAGAAGGCCGCGGCGTGCTGCTCTATCACCGTCAGGAAGGTCGTAACATTGGTCTGCTGAATAAAATCCGCGCTTATGCACTGCAGGACCAGGGTTACGATACGGTGGAAGCCAACCACCAGCTCGGTTTTGCCGCCGATGAACGCGACTTCACGCTGTGCGCCGATATGTTCAAGCTGCTGGGCGTGGACGAGGTTCGCCTGCTAACCAATAACCCGAAAAAAGTTGAGATCCTCACCGAAGCGGGGATCAACATCGTCGAGCGCGTGCCGCTGATTGTCGGCCGCAACCCGAAAAACGCCCACTATCTCGATACCAAAGCGGCCAAAATGGGCCATCTGCTGAAAGAGTGAGAGTAAAAAGCCCGGCACAAATGCCGGGCTTTTTTTATCAATCCAGCATCTTACGGATCACATAATGTAAAATGCCGTCGTTCTGGTAGTAGGTCAGTTCGGTTGCGGTATCAATACGACAGCGGCATTCCAGTACCTCGGTTTTCCCGTCTGCCCGCGTTAATTTCACCGGCACCGTTTTGCCCGGCTGCAGGTTTTGCAGGCCGCTAATATCAATCTGCTCTTCCCCGGTCAGGCACAGCGTTTTGCGCGTGACGCCCTGCGGGAACTCAAGCGGCAGGATCCCCATGCCAATTAGATTCGAGCGGTGAATACGTTCAAATGACTCGGCAATGACCACGCGAACGCCAAGCAGACGTGGACCTTTCGCCGCCCAGTCACGGCTGGAGCCGGAACCATACTCTTTCCCGGCGATAACCGCCAGCGGCGTACCTTCCTGCTGATATTTGACGGCTGCGTCATAAATCGACACGACTTCAGTCCCCGGCAGATGGCGCGTCATCCCCCCTTCCACGCCCGGAACCATTTCGTTACGAATGCGGATGTTGGCAAACGTTCCGCGCATCATCACTTCATGGTTACCGCGGCGCGAGCCGTAAGAGTTAAAATCGCGGCGCTCCACTCCCCGGCTTTGCAGATAACGGCCTGCCGGGCTGTCGGCTTTGATACTCCCCGCCGGAGAAATGTGGTCAGTGGTGACGGAGTCCCCCAGCATCGCCAGTATGCGCGCGCCATGGATATCCTTAAGCGGTGCAGGCTCGGCCAGCATCTCATCAAAGAACGGCGACAGACGAATATAGGTTGAGTCGTCCTGCCAGTCATAGGTGTCCGAGCCCACAACGTTGATGGCTTTCCATTCCGGCGTACCTTCAAACACTTCCGCATACTCTTTGCGGAACATCTCGGTAGAAACCTTTTCAACGGCCATCGCGATTTCACGCGAGGACGGCCAGATATCTTTCAGGTAGACAGGCTCATTCTTACGGTCGTGACCAATGGGATCGGTCGCCAGGTTAATATTCATGTTCCCGGCCAGCGCGTAGGCCACCACCAGCGGCGGCGAAGCGAGCCAGTTGGTTTTCACCAGCGGGTGAATACGCCCTTCAAAGTTACGGTTGCCGGAAAGGACTGCGCCAACCGTCAGATCGCCCTGCCTGATTGCCGTTTCAATAGGTTCAGGCAGCGGGCCGGAGTTACCTATACAGGTGGTACAGCCGTAGCCCACGAGGTTAAAGCCCAGCTCGTCAAGATACGGCGTTAGCCTGGCCTGTGCCAGGTAATCCGAAACCACTTTCGAGCCCGGTGCCAGCGAGGCCTTGACCCACGGCTGGGGTTTCAACCCCAGCTCAACCGCTTTTTTAGCCAGCAGACCGGCCGCCATCAACACGCTGGGGTTCGAGGTATTGGTGCAGGAGGTAATGGCGGCAATGACAACCGCGCCGTCCGGGAGCTGATACTGATGTCCGTTCAGAACATAGTCGATTGGGCGATGGTCCTTCTTCGCCACGTTGACTTCCAGCTCATTGCTGGCGGCAAACGCTTTTGGCACGTCGCTTAACGCCACGCGATCCTGCGGACGCTTCGGACCAGCGAGGCTCGCCTCAACGCTTCCCATGTCGAGCGCGAGCGTGCTGGTAAATACCGGCTCATCGCCCGGATTACGCCACATGCCCTGCGCTTTGGTATACGCCTCCACCAGCGCCACCTGCTCTTCGCTGCGACCGCTCAGGCGCATGTACTCCAGCGTGACGTCATCAATGGGGAAAAAGCCGCAGGTTGCGCCATATTCTGGCGCCATGTTGGCGATGGTCGCACGGTCAGCCAGCGGCAGCGAATCCAGCCCGTCACCGTAAAATTCAACAAATTTGCCCACTACACCATGCTTACGCAGCATCTGGGTAACGGTGAGCACCAGATCGGTGGCGGTAATGCCTTCAGAGAGCTTCCCGGTGAGCTTAAAGCCCACAACATCAGGGATGAGCATGGAGACCGGCTGACCGAGCATGGCGGCTTCCGCTTCGATACCGCCGACACCCCAGCCCAGCACGCCGAGGCCGTTAATCATAGTGGTATGGGAATCTGTGCCCACCAGCGTGTCCGGATAAGCCACCCACTCTTTGTCCTGCAATTCACTCCAGACGGCTTTACCGAGATATTCAAGGTTAACCTGGTGACAGATACCGGTGCCGGGTGGAACTACGCTAAAGCGGCTGAACGCCTGCTGGCCCCACTTCAGGAAGACGTAACGCTCGTGGTTACGCTCCATCTCAAGACGCACATTCTCGCCAAAGGCATCGTCATCACCGAAGTGGTCAACGGTTACGGAGTGGTCAATCACGAGGTCGACGGGGGAAAGCGGGTTCACTTTAGCCGTATCGCCACCGAGGCGTTTAACCGCCTCACGCATGGCGGCGAGATCCACCACGGCAGGCACGCCGGTGAAGTCCTGCATCAGGACCCTTGCCGGGCGGTAGGCAATTTCTCTGTCGGCATGGGCATTCTTAAGCCACCCCGCCAGCGCCTGAATATCGTCGAGAGTGACGGAATCACCGTCCTGCCATCGCAATAGGTTTTCCAGCAAAACTTTCAATGACTTGGGTAAACGCGAAATGTCCCCAAGCGTTCTGGCAGCCAGCGGCAGGCTATAGTAGTGCCAGGTTTTATTTTCTGCCTGTAATGTGTCCTTACTGGCTTCGCGTAGGGTTAACGACATAAGCTCCTCCTTAATTACAGAGATGTCCTGACAATCATCAGGGCCGTAATTAAAGATAACACAAAGATGTCGTAACGTTTTGATAACAACCCGAATTGATAAATTTAGGAATGGTCCAGAGGAGAGCAAAACAAAAAACCCCGCCGCAGCGAGGTTTTATCATTTAGTGGATGGCCAGCCAGATGAGCTGACTCCAGAACAGAATCGACAGGGTAAAAACGCCGATCCATGACCAGTATTTTTGAGACATCATGTTATTCATCATAGGGACACCAGGCATTATTTATTAAACATTCCGAGGCAGGTCCTCGTGCTATATTGCTGATGTGTATTTATTAAAGAGTACAAAGGTGCACAATCATTATTCAGACTAACTGCATCATTACGCAATAAACTAAATTATTGTTTTTTGGGTTCGTCTTCCGCGAACACATCAATAAAAGCCTGCTGCTGCGGCGTCAGTTTCCAGGACGCTGGCACAGCTGTCGCAGGGGCTTTGCGTCCTTTGTGAACAGTATCATGATGCTGACACATCCGTTTTGCCGTTTCTGTACGTACCGTCACTGCCATATTCAACCCCAATATTTCCAGGCCAGGAGAGCAACCATCACCCAGAACAGGGCGGAAACGAGAAAGACCGCCAGCCAGGCTTTACGCTTGAGCGCAGGATCCCTTTGCGGTTCTTCACTTCCTGAAGGCATTGCTAACCTCATACAATCGATATCGCTTATCATTTAGGACCAAACAATTGGTACAATTAATCATCTGTTGAGATAAATCCTAAAGAAACTTTAGCCGAAAAGCCAGTGAATTTACGCATCAGGAGGCATGAAATATTCAATCTTTTGACCAGAAATAAATATTTGAAAAGAAAAATTTGCGTAGCCGTTAATTAGTTTCTATTTTTGTCGCCAATTCACGACATTAAAACCACACAAATTAAAAGGATAATGGCAATATATGGCAGGGAAAGTGCAGATGATGATAATTCTAATTTAGCTTTAAGCCGATATTTCGGTATCTTTCCCTCAGGGAAAGATACCGGGTGTGATTATTTTTCGGGGAGTTTGATATCTTTAAACATCTCTTCAATATCTTCATTTGAGCGTAATGCCACGGCGGTATCCACCACGTCACGCGTTAAATGCGGGGCAAAGCGCTGAATAAAATCATACATATAGCTTCGCAGGAAGGTACTACGACGGAAGCCAATTTTTGTCGTGCTATGGCTGAAAATATCATGCGCATCAAGACGCACCAGGTCGGGGTCTGATACCGGGTCGACCGCCATGCTGGCGATCACCCCGACCCCCAGGCCAAGCCGTACATAGGTCTTAATCACGTCAGCATCGGTTGCGGTAAAGACAATCCGCGGCGTTAACCCGGCCCGGTTGAAGGCGGTATCAAGCTCAGAACGTCCGGTGAAGCCAAACGTGTAGGTGACTAAAGGATATTGCGCCAGCTCTTCGATTGTCACCGACCCTTTGCCCGCCAGCGGGTGATCGGGAGTCACCACAATGGAGCGGTTCCAGTGATAGCACGGAAGCATGACCAGATCGTCATACAAATGGAGTGCTTCCGTCGCGATGGCAAAATCTGCATTGCCCTTCGACACCGCCTCAGCAATTTGCGTCGGCGAACCCTGGTGCATATGCAGAGAGACGCGCGGATAGCGCTCGATAAAGCCCTTAATAACACCCGGTAACGCATAGCGCGCCTGGGTGTGCGTCGTGGCAATATACAGCGAGCCTTTATCCGGCCAGGTATGTTCCCCCGCCACAGACTTAATCGCATCGACTTTGGAGAGGACTTCCCGCGCAATACGGATGATTTCCTGCCCTGCTGGCGTCACCTGGGTAAGGTGCTTACCGCTGCGGGCGAAAATCTGAATACCTAATTCGTCCTCCAGCATGCGAACCTGCTTGCTGATGCCCGGTTGCGAGGTATAGAGCCCCTCGGCGGTAGAAGAGACATTAAGGTTGTGATTCACCACCTCAACGATATAACGAAGCTGCTGTAATTTCATGCCAGACCATCCGATTTAGCGCACGCGGTCAATCGCTTAAGACGATTTGATAATAAGAAAAGGGTTAACTATAACCACTATATCATTTATAGCCCGACTGTATAGTACGGAACAAAAAATAATAATAAGGTAATAAAAAAGGGCCGGATGTCCGGCCCTTTTACAGGTAAGTTACGGTTAAGGAAGATTATTTCTTGCCTTCAACCCATTTACCATCGACATAGAAGGCGGACCATCCGGTCGCTTTACCCTCTTTCTCTGCCGCCACGTACTGCTGCTTCGTTTTACGGCTAAAACGGACCACCGTCTTATTGCCTTCGGGATCCTGCTGTGGCGCATCGGCCAGATAACGCAGTTTTTCAGGCAGGCGATCGCGGAAGCGATACAGCTCTTCCACCAGCGGCGCACGCGTTTCACGCGATTTTGGGAAGGTGTTCGCGGCCAGGAAGACTCCTGCTGCGCCATCACGCAGCACGAAGTACGCGTCGGATTTCTCACACGGCAGTTCTGGCAGCGGAACCGGATCTTCCTTCGGCGGAGCCACTTCACCGTTACGCAGTATCTTACGCGTGTTCTTACACTCGTCGTTGGTGCACGCCATGTACTTACCGAAACGCCCCATTTTCAGGTGCATTTCAGAGCCACACTTCTCGCACTCCACGATCGGGCCGTCATAGCCTTTAATGCGGAACTCGCCCTCTTCGATCTCATACCCGTCACAGGTTGGGTTATTACCGCAAACGTGCAGTTTGCGTTTAGGATCGATCAGGTAGCTGTCCATCGCCGTGCCGCATTTTTTGCAGCGGCGCTTGGCGCGCAGGGCGTTAGTCTCCGCATCATCACCCTCCAGCACGTTGAGAACTTCGTTCTCCGGCACCAGGTTGATGGTGGTTTTGCAGCGCTCTTTTGGCGGCAGCGCGTAGCCTGAACAGCCCAGGAAGACGCCTGTTGTCGCGGTACGGATACCCATCTTACGGCCACAGGTCGGGCAGTCGATGCTGGTAAGAACCATCTGGTTAGGCAGCATGCCGCCCTCTTCAGGATCTTTCTCCGCTTTCTCAAGCTGGTTGGTAAAGTCGCTGAAAAAACTGTCGAGAACCTTCTTCCACTCAGCCTTGTGGCTGGCCACCTCGTCGAGGCTGTCTTCCATCTGCGCGGTGAAGTCATAGTTCATCAATTCGCGGAAGTTAGCTTCCAGACGGTCGGTGACAATCTCACCCATTTTTTCGGCATAGAAACGGCGGTTTTCTACGCGAACGTAACCGCGGTCCTGAATGGTCGAGATGATTGACGCGTAGGTTGACGGACGACCAATTCCGCGTTTTTCCAGCTCTTTAACCAGCGACGCTTCACTAAAGCGCGCAGGCGGCTTGGTGAAGTGCTGGGCCGGAACCAGATCGACAAGCGACAACTCGTCGCCTTTGTTTACCGCAGGCAGCG is a genomic window containing:
- a CDS encoding YmiA family putative membrane protein; the encoded protein is MISDIDCMRLAMPSGSEEPQRDPALKRKAWLAVFLVSALFWVMVALLAWKYWG
- the acnA gene encoding aconitate hydratase AcnA — encoded protein: MSLTLREASKDTLQAENKTWHYYSLPLAARTLGDISRLPKSLKVLLENLLRWQDGDSVTLDDIQALAGWLKNAHADREIAYRPARVLMQDFTGVPAVVDLAAMREAVKRLGGDTAKVNPLSPVDLVIDHSVTVDHFGDDDAFGENVRLEMERNHERYVFLKWGQQAFSRFSVVPPGTGICHQVNLEYLGKAVWSELQDKEWVAYPDTLVGTDSHTTMINGLGVLGWGVGGIEAEAAMLGQPVSMLIPDVVGFKLTGKLSEGITATDLVLTVTQMLRKHGVVGKFVEFYGDGLDSLPLADRATIANMAPEYGATCGFFPIDDVTLEYMRLSGRSEEQVALVEAYTKAQGMWRNPGDEPVFTSTLALDMGSVEASLAGPKRPQDRVALSDVPKAFAASNELEVNVAKKDHRPIDYVLNGHQYQLPDGAVVIAAITSCTNTSNPSVLMAAGLLAKKAVELGLKPQPWVKASLAPGSKVVSDYLAQARLTPYLDELGFNLVGYGCTTCIGNSGPLPEPIETAIRQGDLTVGAVLSGNRNFEGRIHPLVKTNWLASPPLVVAYALAGNMNINLATDPIGHDRKNEPVYLKDIWPSSREIAMAVEKVSTEMFRKEYAEVFEGTPEWKAINVVGSDTYDWQDDSTYIRLSPFFDEMLAEPAPLKDIHGARILAMLGDSVTTDHISPAGSIKADSPAGRYLQSRGVERRDFNSYGSRRGNHEVMMRGTFANIRIRNEMVPGVEGGMTRHLPGTEVVSIYDAAVKYQQEGTPLAVIAGKEYGSGSSRDWAAKGPRLLGVRVVIAESFERIHRSNLIGMGILPLEFPQGVTRKTLCLTGEEQIDISGLQNLQPGKTVPVKLTRADGKTEVLECRCRIDTATELTYYQNDGILHYVIRKMLD
- the ribA gene encoding GTP cyclohydrolase II; this encodes MQLKRVAEAKLPTPWGDFLMVGFEELATGQDHVALVYGDISGQTPVLSRVHSECLTGDALFSLRCDCGFQLEAALTHIAEEGRGVLLYHRQEGRNIGLLNKIRAYALQDQGYDTVEANHQLGFAADERDFTLCADMFKLLGVDEVRLLTNNPKKVEILTEAGINIVERVPLIVGRNPKNAHYLDTKAAKMGHLLKE
- the cysB gene encoding HTH-type transcriptional regulator CysB yields the protein MKLQQLRYIVEVVNHNLNVSSTAEGLYTSQPGISKQVRMLEDELGIQIFARSGKHLTQVTPAGQEIIRIAREVLSKVDAIKSVAGEHTWPDKGSLYIATTHTQARYALPGVIKGFIERYPRVSLHMHQGSPTQIAEAVSKGNADFAIATEALHLYDDLVMLPCYHWNRSIVVTPDHPLAGKGSVTIEELAQYPLVTYTFGFTGRSELDTAFNRAGLTPRIVFTATDADVIKTYVRLGLGVGVIASMAVDPVSDPDLVRLDAHDIFSHSTTKIGFRRSTFLRSYMYDFIQRFAPHLTRDVVDTAVALRSNEDIEEMFKDIKLPEK